A genomic region of Salinibacter pepae contains the following coding sequences:
- a CDS encoding TolC family protein, producing the protein MDSSTFAARLCVNRWFADVARRSWAQGLAMALLGGLLGMAARPPQPAAAQSAPGEEATVGIVLGDSSQAHRRAANAIRRELRSLMRPERRVQFPEAYRRVLDTGGNADLKRLLSGETGPTIVVAVGLSASHRLATTSRPDVPVVAAHVLAPSLQGVPRAGDASGAANLTYVTEPDLVRENMALLRSLTPASAPALLVPARMLEAAPALADRMRRRLGRQDSSDANWRVVPVRSTAEATLEALPAGTDAAYLATPLPLSSVERDRLISGLRARQIPAAVHRGRELVDRGALATASAPSVDPVPRRTALHAADVLRGAAPGSLAVALPSPRTPYVNEATARRLGLSVPDALRLRVTLTGTPAPAPTDSITYAQAVRRGIGANDGLEARRSGLEAAREDVRVERGDLLPQVRVGARAQQVDADQAAASFGAQPERTLSGSVSFSQTLFSPQEWGDLAIAKRQQAADAAEVERSEQDLALQVSRAYVSVLQARALAQVRRGDLALSRENLSLARARRESGQVGRQQVLRFKTQVAQARRTVLDAESRVEVARTRLAQVLARSPDELVGVAGLSPSDSILTLPESVFAAYGHTSAARQRLTDFLLEEGLSSAPELQALDEQIAAAQRGVEAGQQSYWAPTVALEGQLNSRALEGGAGTESLSLPGGPPGGAALPQAPNTTWNVGLSLSLPLFTGLKRDGQIERGRARLSQLKAQRREVRSSLEERIRARTEQATSGYLSLREAEAGRRTAQETIDLVQDSYTAGAADVLDLLDAQEAVLNARLAEVDARYSFLLRLLQTERAIARIGPLQTADERTAVRERLRAFMDGRR; encoded by the coding sequence ATGGATTCCTCGACGTTCGCGGCTCGCCTGTGTGTCAACCGCTGGTTTGCCGACGTGGCCCGTCGGTCCTGGGCCCAGGGCCTCGCGATGGCCCTTCTGGGGGGGCTGCTCGGAATGGCAGCCCGTCCGCCCCAGCCCGCGGCGGCCCAGTCTGCGCCCGGCGAGGAGGCAACCGTGGGGATCGTGCTCGGCGACTCCTCGCAGGCGCACCGACGGGCCGCAAATGCCATTCGGCGAGAACTGCGATCGCTCATGCGCCCGGAGCGCCGGGTGCAGTTTCCGGAGGCGTACCGTCGAGTCCTGGACACGGGAGGCAATGCGGATCTGAAGCGCCTGTTGAGCGGCGAGACGGGCCCCACGATCGTCGTCGCCGTGGGGCTATCGGCCTCTCATCGACTGGCCACGACGTCCAGGCCGGACGTACCGGTGGTGGCCGCCCACGTTCTGGCCCCGAGCCTTCAGGGGGTGCCGAGGGCGGGGGACGCCAGCGGCGCGGCGAATTTGACGTACGTCACCGAGCCGGATCTGGTGCGTGAGAACATGGCCCTGTTGCGGTCCCTGACGCCGGCCTCGGCCCCGGCGCTGCTGGTGCCGGCCCGCATGCTGGAGGCGGCGCCCGCGCTCGCCGACCGGATGCGCCGCCGGCTCGGCCGGCAGGATTCGTCGGACGCGAACTGGCGGGTGGTGCCGGTGCGCTCCACGGCCGAGGCCACGCTGGAGGCCCTGCCCGCCGGCACGGACGCGGCCTACCTGGCAACGCCCCTGCCGCTCTCCTCAGTAGAGCGGGACCGTTTGATCTCGGGCCTGCGTGCGCGACAAATTCCCGCGGCCGTCCATCGGGGGCGTGAACTCGTGGACCGGGGGGCGCTCGCGACGGCGTCCGCGCCGTCCGTCGATCCCGTTCCCCGACGCACGGCCCTGCACGCCGCCGACGTGCTCCGGGGCGCGGCCCCCGGGTCGCTCGCCGTGGCGCTTCCGTCCCCGCGCACCCCCTACGTCAACGAGGCGACGGCCCGCCGGCTCGGCCTCTCCGTGCCGGATGCCCTGCGCCTGCGGGTGACCCTGACCGGCACGCCCGCCCCGGCGCCCACGGACTCGATCACCTACGCGCAGGCGGTGCGCCGGGGCATCGGCGCGAATGACGGGCTGGAGGCCCGGCGGTCGGGGCTGGAGGCCGCGCGCGAGGACGTGCGGGTCGAGCGGGGCGACCTGCTCCCGCAGGTGCGAGTCGGGGCGCGGGCGCAGCAGGTGGACGCCGACCAGGCCGCCGCCAGCTTCGGGGCCCAGCCCGAGCGGACGCTGAGCGGGTCGGTGTCGTTCTCGCAGACCCTGTTTTCTCCCCAAGAGTGGGGCGACCTGGCGATCGCGAAGCGCCAGCAGGCGGCCGACGCGGCCGAGGTGGAACGCTCCGAGCAGGACCTTGCGCTTCAGGTGTCGAGGGCCTACGTGTCGGTCCTGCAGGCCCGCGCCCTGGCCCAGGTCCGCCGGGGCGACCTTGCCCTCAGCCGCGAGAACCTGTCGCTTGCCCGGGCCCGCCGGGAGTCCGGGCAGGTGGGCCGCCAGCAGGTGCTGCGCTTCAAGACCCAGGTGGCTCAGGCCCGGCGCACGGTCCTCGATGCCGAGTCGCGGGTTGAGGTGGCCCGGACCCGCCTTGCGCAGGTGCTGGCCCGGTCCCCCGACGAGCTGGTGGGGGTGGCCGGGCTGTCCCCCTCCGATTCCATCCTGACGCTTCCGGAGTCGGTCTTTGCGGCGTACGGCCACACGTCGGCCGCCCGCCAGCGGCTCACCGACTTTCTGCTGGAGGAGGGACTGTCGAGCGCCCCTGAACTGCAGGCGCTCGACGAACAGATCGCGGCGGCCCAGCGGGGCGTCGAGGCGGGGCAACAGTCGTACTGGGCGCCCACCGTGGCCCTGGAGGGGCAGCTCAACAGCCGTGCGCTGGAGGGCGGGGCGGGCACCGAGTCGCTGTCCCTACCCGGGGGCCCCCCGGGCGGGGCGGCCCTCCCGCAGGCCCCCAACACCACCTGGAACGTGGGCCTCTCCCTCAGCCTGCCGCTCTTTACGGGCCTCAAGCGCGACGGGCAGATTGAGCGGGGGCGCGCCCGGCTCAGCCAACTGAAGGCCCAGCGCCGGGAGGTCCGCTCCAGCCTCGAGGAACGCATCCGGGCGCGAACCGAGCAGGCCACGTCCGGCTACCTCAGTCTGCGGGAGGCGGAGGCCGGCCGGCGCACGGCCCAGGAGACGATCGACCTCGTCCAGGACTCCTACACCGCCGGCGCGGCCGACGTGCTCGATCTTCTCGACGCGCAGGAGGCGGTCCTCAATGCCCGCCTGGCGGAGGTCGACGCCCGCTATTCGTTCCTGCTCCGTCTCCTGCAGACCGAGCGGGCCATCGCGCGCATCGGGCCCCTCCAGACCGCCGACGAGCGGACGGCCGTCCGCGAGCGCCTCCGTGCCTTCATGGACGGGAGGCGGTAG
- a CDS encoding efflux RND transporter periplasmic adaptor subunit, giving the protein MPTSCFSFSRVSVPPGGGLVLMIGAAVLLSACGAESASAPPLEPPVRPVKMHTVQEAGATPAREYPGTVSAAETATLSFEVPGTVVDLPVQEGERVEAGQLIARLDGTDAQSRLQSARATRNAARSAYERAKSLYAQGIVSQQQLEARQREYEVARSQLEQAQSQVADTRITAPFDGRVAEKMVELNENVGPQQAVVTVQDLSRMEVVIDVPEQSRMRRALQSESLAVTFSMRPGRRLPATLKEITTTADPRTRTYEATLTIRPPDDAGILPGMTARAIVGGGPAPAADGAGTIAIPTSAVFSRSGETASVWAVRDSSTTVARRSVSLGTMRDSTVVVTSGLRAGDRIAATGVHQLNDGQPVRPLE; this is encoded by the coding sequence ATGCCTACGTCTTGTTTTTCGTTTTCGCGCGTCTCCGTGCCACCGGGGGGCGGGCTTGTGCTCATGATTGGCGCGGCCGTGCTTCTGAGCGCCTGTGGCGCCGAGAGCGCGTCCGCGCCGCCGCTGGAGCCGCCGGTGCGTCCGGTCAAAATGCACACCGTGCAGGAGGCGGGGGCGACGCCGGCCCGTGAGTACCCGGGCACCGTCTCGGCGGCCGAGACGGCCACCCTTTCGTTCGAGGTCCCCGGGACGGTCGTCGACCTGCCCGTGCAGGAGGGCGAGCGCGTCGAGGCGGGGCAGCTCATCGCCCGCCTCGACGGCACCGACGCACAGTCGCGCCTGCAGTCCGCCCGTGCAACCCGAAACGCGGCCCGGTCGGCGTACGAGCGGGCCAAGTCCCTGTACGCACAGGGCATCGTGTCGCAGCAGCAGCTGGAGGCGCGGCAGCGCGAGTACGAGGTGGCCCGGTCGCAGCTCGAGCAGGCCCAAAGCCAGGTGGCGGACACGCGCATCACGGCCCCGTTCGACGGGCGTGTGGCCGAGAAAATGGTGGAGCTCAACGAGAACGTGGGGCCGCAGCAGGCCGTCGTGACGGTGCAGGACCTGTCCCGGATGGAGGTGGTGATCGACGTGCCGGAGCAGAGCCGGATGCGCCGCGCGCTGCAGTCGGAATCGCTTGCCGTCACCTTCTCGATGCGTCCGGGCCGTCGCCTCCCGGCCACGCTCAAGGAAATCACGACGACGGCGGACCCGCGCACCCGCACCTACGAGGCGACGCTCACGATCCGGCCGCCCGACGACGCCGGCATCCTGCCCGGCATGACGGCCCGGGCCATCGTGGGGGGCGGGCCGGCCCCGGCGGCCGACGGGGCGGGGACGATTGCAATTCCAACCAGTGCCGTCTTTTCGAGATCGGGCGAGACCGCCTCCGTCTGGGCGGTGCGCGACTCGTCGACGACCGTGGCCCGCCGGTCCGTGTCGCTCGGAACGATGCGCGACAGCACGGTGGTCGTCACTTCGGGCCTCCGGGCCGGCGACCGCATCGCTGCCACCGGGGTCCACCAGCTCAACGACGGCCAACCCGTCCGTCCACTGGAGTGA
- a CDS encoding porin family protein, translating to MQTATSKLTASIATLALLLGLALPMTSQAQSPIDLGVRGGVTQATFYGDDVASNDFRPGFTGGVFLNYQVNDIFSVQPEVLYSRRGTKNHFDESGRFDDIRVRQDVIEIPVLLKLSAPTAPVTPRLYVGPALGFITNSELGNGNDADDSFTDVDFSGVVGGEIAYALNKGPLSEIAVDGRYNLGLANLGDANNFEDVRTSAFTGTLSLRFDI from the coding sequence ATGCAAACCGCAACATCGAAACTCACAGCCTCAATCGCAACCCTCGCCCTCCTGCTGGGCCTCGCCCTGCCGATGACGAGCCAGGCCCAGTCGCCCATCGACCTCGGCGTCCGGGGCGGCGTCACGCAGGCGACCTTTTACGGCGACGATGTGGCGTCTAATGACTTTCGGCCGGGCTTCACCGGCGGGGTCTTCCTGAACTACCAGGTCAATGATATCTTCTCCGTCCAGCCGGAGGTCCTCTACTCCCGGCGCGGCACGAAGAACCACTTCGACGAGTCCGGTCGATTTGACGACATTCGTGTTCGCCAGGACGTCATCGAAATTCCGGTCCTGCTGAAGCTCAGCGCCCCGACGGCGCCGGTCACCCCGCGCCTGTACGTCGGGCCGGCCCTTGGATTCATTACGAACAGCGAATTGGGCAACGGCAATGACGCCGACGACAGCTTCACCGACGTGGACTTTAGCGGCGTCGTGGGCGGAGAGATTGCCTACGCGCTGAACAAGGGCCCGCTCAGCGAGATTGCGGTCGACGGGCGGTACAACCTCGGGCTTGCCAACCTGGGGGACGCCAACAACTTCGAAGACGTTCGGACGAGTGCCTTCACCGGCACGCTGAGCCTGCGCTTCGACATCTAA
- a CDS encoding TetR/AcrR family transcriptional regulator, producing the protein MNVHSKPPTRPIEDTQGKRGDILGAGLHLFDEQGFHGTSMSEIAEAAGVGAGTIYRYFDGKEDLVDQLYAEARAAAHESIMEMGFDEDASVRDRLRTTWRAVIRNYMECPRLYRFILQYESSAYLRRAQRAQPEDLRSPFQEIHQDGIEQGLFPDLPQSVYGSFFIGTVTHLVQEHLNDGPELDEELIDQSFEMLWAAYTKASVDPRTG; encoded by the coding sequence ATGAACGTTCATTCCAAACCACCGACCAGGCCAATCGAAGACACACAGGGCAAACGCGGCGATATTCTCGGGGCCGGCCTTCACCTGTTCGACGAGCAGGGATTCCACGGCACCTCCATGTCGGAGATTGCGGAGGCCGCAGGCGTGGGGGCGGGGACCATCTACCGGTACTTCGACGGCAAAGAGGACCTTGTCGACCAGTTGTACGCGGAGGCGCGTGCCGCGGCCCACGAGTCGATCATGGAGATGGGCTTCGACGAAGACGCCTCGGTGCGGGACCGCCTCCGGACGACCTGGCGGGCCGTCATCCGGAACTACATGGAGTGCCCCCGGCTCTACCGGTTCATCCTGCAGTACGAGTCGTCGGCCTACCTCCGACGGGCCCAGCGCGCCCAGCCCGAAGACCTGCGGTCCCCATTCCAGGAAATCCACCAGGATGGAATAGAACAGGGGCTCTTCCCCGACCTCCCGCAGTCGGTGTACGGGTCGTTTTTCATCGGAACGGTGACCCACCTGGTGCAGGAGCACCTCAACGACGGCCCGGAACTGGACGAGGAACTGATCGACCAGTCGTTCGAGATGCTCTGGGCCGCCTACACGAAGGCGTCGGTGGACCCCAGAACCGGCTAA
- a CDS encoding bifunctional transaldolase/phosoglucose isomerase: protein MPTAQTADTPTRAVRAEGQSLWLDYIRRSLMESGQLQRLVDEDALRGLTSNPAIFEKAIGGSSEYDDAITAFLTEDPSMDAATIYERLAVEDIRRAADTLRPVYEETGVDGVVSLEVSPHLAHDTEGTIAEARRLWDAVNRPNLMIKVPATDEGIPAIEQLLSEGINVNVTLMFSLDHYEKVAQAYLRGLRRADDPSGIVSVASFFVSRVAREVDHRLDERGLTDAVDFDGSDVAIANARMAYRRFEEIFHGDDFADLREQGAFVQRPLWASTSTKDPTRSDVLYVESLIGEETVNTIPPDTLDAFRDHGTVHGQTVTDGLDRAEEVLAQLADAGIDLDDVTETLQARGVEKFATPFDDLMDALDEKREAITAHLPDPISLHLHEHEAAVAERLDAWREDDFACRMWRRDPTLWADEDTPEITNRLGWLDLPESMQEQAEEITAFAEDVHADVDDVVVLGMGGSSLAPDVFSKVFDPADGCPDVTVLDSTHPDAVTALADDLALERTLFVVASKSGTTTETLSFFRYFWDRVAGVTDTPGDHFVATTDPGSNLEEIAEGRDFRAVFRAPPDVGGRYSALTPFGLVPAALMGVDIEQLLDRAWAAEAGSDFCVEAPNNSGLELGAALGELATAGRDKVTFFTSPTLESFPAWQEQLIAESTGKDDTGIVPVADEPLADPGAYGDDRVFVYFYLHGEQDRDTIETLSALDEAGHPVISVRLDDRYDLAREMYRWEMGVAAAGAVLGIHPFNQPNVEAAKRLAREAMQAEHGAGSDTHTVAADDHDVLERELADWLDAADETGYLGVQAYLAPSDETTAALTDLVTALRDATGCATTLGYGPRFLHSTGQLHKGGPPNGLFLQLVDAPSGEAPVPEADYTFAELIAAQAAGDHQALREADRTVLRVQVDVSGLGRVVDAVAARGA from the coding sequence ATGCCAACCGCCCAAACTGCCGACACCCCGACCCGCGCCGTCCGCGCCGAGGGCCAGTCCCTTTGGCTCGACTACATCCGCCGCAGCCTCATGGAGAGCGGCCAGCTTCAGCGGCTCGTCGACGAGGATGCCCTCCGGGGCCTCACCTCCAACCCCGCCATCTTCGAGAAGGCCATCGGCGGGAGCAGCGAGTACGACGACGCCATCACCGCGTTCTTGACGGAAGATCCCTCAATGGACGCCGCCACCATCTACGAGCGGCTGGCGGTGGAGGACATTCGCCGCGCCGCCGACACGCTGCGGCCGGTCTACGAGGAGACCGGCGTCGACGGCGTCGTGAGCCTCGAGGTGTCGCCCCACCTCGCCCACGACACCGAGGGCACCATCGCGGAGGCGCGCCGCCTCTGGGACGCCGTGAACCGGCCCAACCTCATGATCAAGGTGCCGGCCACCGATGAGGGCATTCCCGCGATCGAGCAGCTGCTGAGCGAGGGGATCAATGTCAACGTCACCCTCATGTTTTCGCTCGACCACTACGAAAAGGTGGCCCAGGCCTACCTGCGGGGGCTCCGCCGGGCCGACGACCCGAGCGGCATCGTCTCGGTGGCCTCCTTCTTCGTGAGCCGCGTGGCGCGGGAGGTCGACCACCGGCTCGACGAGCGCGGCCTGACCGACGCGGTCGACTTCGACGGCAGCGACGTGGCCATCGCCAACGCCAGGATGGCCTATCGTCGCTTCGAGGAGATCTTCCACGGCGACGACTTTGCCGACCTGCGCGAGCAGGGCGCCTTCGTGCAGCGCCCCCTCTGGGCCTCCACCAGCACCAAGGACCCGACGCGCTCGGACGTGCTGTACGTGGAATCGCTCATCGGGGAAGAGACGGTCAACACGATCCCGCCCGACACGCTCGATGCCTTCCGCGACCACGGCACCGTCCACGGCCAGACGGTGACCGACGGCCTCGACCGGGCCGAGGAGGTGCTCGCGCAGCTTGCGGACGCCGGCATCGACCTTGACGACGTCACCGAGACGCTCCAGGCCCGCGGCGTGGAGAAGTTCGCCACTCCGTTCGACGACCTGATGGACGCGCTCGACGAGAAGCGTGAGGCGATCACCGCCCACCTGCCCGACCCGATCTCGCTGCACCTGCACGAGCACGAGGCGGCCGTGGCGGAGCGCCTGGACGCCTGGCGCGAGGACGACTTTGCGTGCCGGATGTGGCGCCGCGACCCGACCCTTTGGGCCGACGAGGACACGCCCGAGATCACGAACCGCCTCGGCTGGCTCGACCTGCCGGAGTCGATGCAGGAGCAGGCCGAGGAGATCACGGCCTTCGCCGAGGACGTGCACGCCGACGTCGACGACGTGGTGGTTCTCGGCATGGGCGGTTCCAGCCTCGCCCCGGACGTCTTCAGCAAAGTGTTCGACCCGGCGGACGGCTGCCCGGACGTCACGGTGCTCGACAGCACCCACCCCGACGCCGTCACGGCCCTCGCCGACGACCTGGCCCTGGAGCGCACCCTTTTCGTCGTCGCCAGCAAGTCGGGCACCACCACCGAGACCCTGTCGTTCTTCCGCTACTTCTGGGACCGGGTTGCGGGCGTTACCGACACGCCCGGGGATCACTTCGTGGCGACCACGGATCCGGGCTCGAACCTGGAGGAGATCGCCGAGGGCCGCGACTTTCGCGCCGTCTTCCGCGCCCCCCCCGACGTGGGCGGCCGCTACTCGGCCCTCACGCCCTTCGGCCTCGTGCCGGCGGCCCTGATGGGCGTCGACATTGAGCAGCTGCTGGATCGGGCCTGGGCCGCGGAGGCCGGCTCGGACTTCTGCGTGGAGGCGCCCAACAACTCGGGCCTGGAGCTCGGCGCCGCCCTCGGCGAGCTGGCCACGGCGGGCCGTGACAAGGTCACGTTCTTTACCTCGCCGACGCTGGAGAGCTTCCCGGCGTGGCAGGAGCAGCTCATCGCCGAGAGCACCGGCAAGGACGACACCGGCATCGTGCCCGTCGCCGACGAGCCGCTGGCCGACCCGGGCGCCTACGGCGACGACCGCGTCTTCGTCTACTTCTACCTCCACGGGGAGCAGGACCGGGACACGATCGAGACCCTCAGCGCGCTCGACGAGGCCGGCCACCCCGTCATCAGCGTCCGGCTCGACGACCGCTACGACCTCGCCCGCGAGATGTACCGGTGGGAGATGGGCGTCGCCGCGGCCGGGGCGGTGCTCGGCATCCACCCCTTCAACCAGCCGAACGTGGAGGCCGCCAAGCGCCTCGCCCGCGAGGCAATGCAGGCCGAGCACGGCGCCGGCAGCGACACACACACCGTCGCGGCCGACGATCACGACGTCCTGGAGCGGGAGCTGGCCGACTGGCTCGACGCGGCCGACGAGACGGGCTACCTCGGCGTACAGGCCTACCTGGCCCCGTCCGACGAGACGACCGCGGCCCTCACCGACCTCGTCACGGCGCTGCGCGATGCGACCGGCTGTGCCACCACGCTCGGCTACGGCCCGCGCTTCCTCCACTCCACCGGCCAGCTGCACAAGGGCGGCCCGCCGAACGGGCTCTTCCTCCAGCTCGTGGACGCCCCGTCCGGCGAGGCGCCCGTGCCGGAGGCCGACTACACGTTCGCGGAGCTGATCGCGGCCCAGGCCGCCGGCGACCATCAGGCCCTCCGGGAGGCGGACCGGACCGTGCTCCGGGTGCAGGTGGACGTCTCCGGGCTCGGTCGGGTCGTCGACGCGGTTGCGGCGCGGGGCGCGTAA
- a CDS encoding efflux RND transporter permease subunit, with product MDIAKAAIENRTLTYVTTLLVVVGGVIAFLNLGRLEDPEFTIKRALVVTQYPGATAHEVEAEVSDPIEEAVQAMGKVKEIKSRSSRGRSTLEVEMKSDVIGDAVTQAFDDLRDKVNDAQGRLPPGAGPSVVEDDFGDVYGIFMAITGEGYSKQELKDHAEALKRELVQVQGVAKVRLFADRQETIYVEPNRDRLSNLGISVDRIAGRLRTQNIVVDAGRVRVGDSHISVRPSGATASLDDLRSILIASQGGRQIFLEDIATVRRGYAAPPRALMRHDGEPAIGLGVSTVDGGNVVTMGRAVKARLDALKADRPVGIEYNYINFQADDVSEAVSGFVWNLVTAIAIVIVVLLLAMGWRSGLLMGFVLAVTVLGTFILMYATDVVLQRISLGALIIALGMLVDNAVVIVDGILTRLKEGRERVAAASEIVEQTKWPLFGATAVAILGFAAIGTSSDSSGEFLGSLFLVILYSLSLSWVLSVTLAPLLGVDFLKKPDPDEAVESAHDGPVYTVYRRLLQGAINYRWVTVAVITGLMGLSIWGGGFVKQSFFPDSTRPQFLVDVWMPQGTHIRDTEDAVKEAEQYVQGLDAVTHVSSVVGQGALRFVLPYSPERPNASYAQLIVDVDDWRTISSLKDSVDARLSAMLPRANVYAFPFVFGPGGGTGRIQARISGPNPDSLRAIAQRVEGIFRAHDNTKAVRNDWRNRVEVTRPQVAEDAASALGVTRPDVARAVQRTFEGTRMGVYRRGEDLLPIMMRAPSEERARASNMKNAQVWSPVAGAYVPIRQVVSGFETGFEDGIVWRHKRAPTVSVYADPISGTATSVFQQVRPTVEKLSLPRGYDIEWGGQYENSNEANASLFSAVPIFFVLMVLITVALFNALRQPLIIWLTVPLALIGVVAGLLATGAAFGFTALLGFLSLSGLLIKNAVVVIDEIEIWKQDEPLYQAIVGASVVRLRPVMMASITTALGMIPLFTDAFFVAMAVTITSGLLFATVLTMIVVPVLYAILFGVKRLPYSER from the coding sequence ATGGACATCGCCAAGGCCGCCATCGAGAACCGGACGCTGACGTACGTCACCACGCTGCTCGTGGTGGTGGGGGGCGTCATTGCGTTCCTGAACCTGGGGCGCCTGGAGGACCCGGAGTTTACCATCAAGCGCGCCCTGGTGGTGACCCAGTACCCCGGAGCGACCGCCCACGAGGTGGAGGCGGAGGTGTCCGACCCCATCGAGGAGGCCGTGCAGGCAATGGGAAAGGTGAAGGAGATCAAGTCCCGCTCCAGCCGGGGGCGCTCGACTTTGGAGGTCGAGATGAAGAGTGACGTCATCGGGGATGCGGTGACGCAGGCCTTCGACGACCTGCGCGACAAGGTCAACGACGCTCAGGGACGCCTGCCGCCCGGGGCGGGCCCGTCCGTCGTGGAGGACGACTTTGGGGACGTGTACGGCATCTTCATGGCCATTACCGGGGAGGGCTACAGCAAGCAGGAGCTGAAGGACCACGCGGAGGCCCTGAAGCGGGAGCTGGTGCAGGTGCAGGGCGTCGCGAAAGTTCGCCTTTTTGCGGACCGACAGGAGACCATCTACGTCGAGCCGAACCGCGACCGGCTGTCGAACCTGGGGATCAGTGTCGACCGGATCGCGGGAAGGCTGCGCACCCAGAACATTGTCGTCGATGCCGGGCGCGTGCGGGTGGGGGACAGCCACATTTCGGTCCGGCCGTCGGGGGCGACGGCGTCGCTGGACGACCTGCGGTCGATTCTGATCGCGAGCCAGGGGGGACGCCAAATCTTCCTGGAGGACATCGCCACGGTGCGGCGGGGCTACGCCGCCCCGCCCCGGGCCCTCATGCGGCACGACGGCGAGCCCGCAATCGGCCTTGGCGTATCGACCGTCGACGGGGGCAACGTCGTTACGATGGGACGGGCCGTGAAGGCCCGCCTCGACGCGTTAAAGGCCGATCGCCCCGTGGGCATCGAGTACAACTACATCAACTTCCAGGCCGACGACGTGAGCGAGGCGGTGAGTGGGTTTGTCTGGAACCTGGTCACCGCCATCGCGATCGTGATCGTCGTGCTGCTGCTGGCGATGGGGTGGCGCAGCGGGCTCCTCATGGGGTTTGTGCTGGCGGTGACCGTGCTCGGCACGTTTATCCTGATGTACGCGACGGACGTGGTGCTGCAGCGGATCTCGCTGGGCGCGCTCATCATCGCGCTCGGGATGCTCGTCGACAACGCCGTGGTGATCGTGGACGGCATCCTGACGCGCCTCAAGGAGGGGCGGGAGCGGGTGGCGGCCGCCTCGGAGATTGTGGAGCAGACGAAGTGGCCGCTCTTCGGGGCCACGGCCGTGGCCATCCTGGGCTTCGCCGCCATCGGGACCTCCTCCGACAGCAGCGGGGAGTTTTTGGGGTCGTTGTTCCTCGTCATCCTCTACTCGCTGTCGCTGAGCTGGGTGCTTTCCGTTACGCTCGCGCCGCTTTTGGGGGTCGACTTTCTGAAGAAGCCCGACCCGGACGAGGCGGTGGAGAGCGCCCACGACGGGCCGGTGTACACGGTCTACCGCCGTCTGCTTCAGGGGGCGATCAACTACCGGTGGGTGACGGTGGCGGTCATCACGGGGCTCATGGGGCTGTCGATATGGGGGGGCGGGTTCGTCAAGCAGAGCTTCTTCCCCGACTCCACGCGGCCGCAGTTTCTTGTGGACGTGTGGATGCCCCAGGGCACGCACATTCGGGACACCGAAGATGCCGTCAAGGAGGCGGAGCAGTACGTGCAGGGCCTCGACGCCGTCACCCACGTCAGTTCGGTGGTGGGGCAGGGGGCGCTCCGGTTCGTGCTGCCGTACAGCCCGGAGCGACCCAACGCGTCTTACGCCCAGCTGATCGTGGACGTCGACGACTGGCGGACGATTTCCAGTCTCAAGGACTCGGTGGACGCCCGCCTCTCCGCGATGCTGCCGCGGGCCAACGTGTACGCGTTTCCGTTTGTCTTTGGGCCCGGGGGCGGCACCGGGCGCATTCAGGCACGCATCAGCGGCCCCAACCCCGACTCGCTGCGGGCCATCGCCCAGCGCGTGGAGGGCATCTTTCGGGCGCACGACAACACCAAGGCCGTCCGCAACGACTGGCGCAACCGGGTGGAGGTCACCCGCCCGCAGGTCGCCGAGGACGCGGCGAGTGCCCTCGGGGTGACGCGCCCCGACGTGGCGCGGGCCGTTCAGCGGACCTTCGAGGGCACCCGCATGGGGGTGTACCGAAGAGGGGAGGACCTGCTGCCCATCATGATGCGGGCCCCGTCCGAGGAGCGGGCCCGTGCCAGCAACATGAAGAACGCGCAGGTGTGGAGTCCGGTGGCGGGCGCGTACGTCCCGATCCGGCAGGTCGTCTCCGGGTTCGAGACCGGCTTCGAGGACGGCATTGTGTGGCGGCACAAGCGCGCCCCGACGGTGAGCGTGTACGCCGACCCCATCTCGGGGACGGCAACCTCGGTCTTTCAGCAGGTGCGGCCGACGGTGGAGAAGCTTTCGCTTCCGCGAGGGTACGACATCGAATGGGGCGGCCAGTACGAGAACTCGAACGAGGCCAATGCCTCGCTCTTCTCGGCGGTCCCGATTTTCTTCGTGCTGATGGTGCTGATCACGGTGGCCCTCTTCAACGCGCTCCGCCAGCCGCTCATCATCTGGCTGACCGTGCCCCTGGCTCTGATCGGCGTGGTGGCGGGCCTGCTCGCCACGGGGGCGGCCTTCGGGTTTACGGCCCTGCTGGGCTTCCTGAGCCTGTCGGGCCTGCTCATCAAGAATGCCGTCGTCGTGATCGACGAGATCGAGATCTGGAAGCAGGACGAACCGCTCTACCAGGCCATCGTGGGCGCGAGCGTCGTCCGGCTGCGCCCGGTCATGATGGCGTCGATTACGACGGCCCTGGGCATGATTCCGCTCTTTACCGACGCGTTCTTCGTGGCCATGGCAGTGACCATCACGTCCGGGCTGCTCTTCGCCACGGTGCTCACAATGATTGTGGTGCCGGTCCTCTACGCCATCCTCTTCGGCGTCAAGCGCCTCCCGTATTCGGAACGCTAG